From the genome of Solibacillus sp. FSL H8-0538:
TACTTATGTGAGTGGGAATGATATACTTTCTCATCAACTAAAAAACCATCTTCTAAAACTACTGTAGAAAGTAGGGAATTTGATTTCTATACAAATATATGTTATATTAAGAGCAATGCTATTTTAGATAGCAATATAAATAAATTGGCATTCTGCTAGTGATTTTTGAAGATACTTATTCACACTGGCGCAAGCTAAAGGGCTGCAAGGACGCAAAAGAAGGTTGGGTTTGCGTTGCTTAAGTTAGAAAGTTTTAGTGGAATTTTACCGCGGTTAAAACGGAAGCATGAGCGCTTCTAATAATAGTAAATTTCCCCGGATGATCGGGTCGAGACATATAATTTATTTATAACGTTATCTATTAAATACTAGAGGGGTATCTTCCAAGCGAAGATACCCCTTGTCTAATTTTATGGAAGTTTTTTGATTGGGGTTTTGTTCAAAGGGCGTTGTTGGTTCGGCAGGCAACACTTAGTGAGTTCAGCACCAAAGTCAATTCGTTCAAGCAGCAAGTTGGTTCGTACAAGGGTGAAGTCAGTGCGTTCGAAGAGCAAGTTGGTTCGGCAGGCAACACTTAGTGCGTTCAGCACCAAAGTCAGTGTGTTCAAGCAGCAAGTCGGTTCGTACAAGGGTGAAGTCAGTGCGTTCGAAGAGCAAGTTGGTTCGACAGGCAACATTTAGTGCGTTCAGCACCAAAGTCAGTGTGTTCAAGCAGCAAGTTGGTTAGTACAAGGGTGAAGTCAGTGCGTTCAATGAGCAAGTTGGTTCGGCAGGCAACACTTAGTGCGTTAAGCACCAAATTTTCCTTGTAAAATCAATGGGAAATTAGAAAGTCACAATTCGCTAAAAATAGGGCGAGTTGAAGTCCTTACTTATGTAGATGGAAAAGTAATAATTTCATATCCACTAAAAAAGCTGCTCATAATTGAGCAGCCGTTTAAAATATTAGTCCGTAAAGCATAAAGAAGTCATATAGCCTAACATTAGTAATAAGCCAATGCCAATAACGATAGATGTATCCATAAAATAAAACCTCCCTTTGAAAAAAAAGAACAGTATTTACATATTTATTGTACAATGAAAGTAAAAAAGATGAAACCTTTAATTGGGTAATTCGTATATAAAGTATAGAGGATTTTATAAAAATGTACATATAGGGAAGGTGATTGTCATGAAAAAATGGTTATATAAATCGTTGGTCGTTTCGGTAGCGCTTTTAACATTCGGAATGATTACACCGAAACATGAAATTTGGACAACGCTAGAGTATGGAGTTGAGCCGAATCGAACACATGAATCGAGTGGAAATGATTTATCAGCAGCATTTCAGCTAGATACAATTTTACTTGAAGATAGTCGTGAAGAGGCGAGCATTGATACAATTTTATCTGCGGCTAAACAGCAATCTTACATAAAGTTCGGCTCGCGTATTGGGCCAGTTATTGAAAATGAATTTGAAACAAACATCTTTCCTAAAATGGAGGAAGCAATTGAAATAACACTTGCACGATTAGGGAATGACGCAATCCAATCACTAACAATTACAGAAAAGCCAAGCGGCGCATATTCTGAAAAGATTTTCCACATTATCGATAATGCGACAGCACAAGATGTTATCCGCTTCCACGTACGTACTGAAAATCGTCCATTTGACGGTTTTTATTATAATTTCCATTATCATACGATGGAAGATTCCTATGTAACACACTACAATTTGGGCGAAATTTACTGGTCCAAAAACACACCGCCTAAATGGTTGTCATAATTCACACCTTACACCTACAAAATTTGTGGGTGTTTTTTGGTGCATTATACCCCTTCAAATCAACGTTCTCGAGCCTTGAAAACTATGCAAAAAATATACAGTGACAATGATTTTGAAGTTTTAGGCATTCCTAGAGCGACCTATTATCGCTGGTTGAAGGAGGGCGTGAAGGAAGAATTAGCAGTGTGTATACATCGTATGCGTATCAAAATTATGTGAAGGAAATGAATTTGGTAGGGAGTATGTCGCGTCGAGGGAACTGTTGGGACAATGCAGTGATTGAATCGTTTCAGGCGATTTTGAAAACAGAAGAATTTCAATATGTAAAATTTAATTCGTTACCACTAGAAGAAGTACGCAAACGTGTAGAGGAATATCTTTTGTATTACAATGAGGAGCGAATTCAAGAAAAATTAGACTACCTGACGCCAAAAGAATTTATTCATCAAGCAGCCTAAAGTAGGTGTTTTATGTGTGTCTCAAATCGTTATGTCAGTTTGAAAGATAGGCTTTTTTGCTTCTTAAAAAAGGATTATTGTACTATATGTCGAATGTAGGTAGAAATGGGGGGATAGCATGCTTACAAATAGCGCTGAACGTATGAAAGTTAACATATTTATGACTTTTGATGAATTATCAGAATACATATTGGTGACGCTCGACCGCCATGAATTAATTGTAAAAGTGCTTTATTACAGAGCTGAAAAAGACGAAATCACTGATATAGACTTAGACAAATTTGAAGTCGTAAAGAGTTTTACATGCGCTAATTTAGAGGAAGCGGAGCTCAAGTATTCCGAGTGGAACGATTTACGTATAGCTGTTTCGATGATTTCCGAGTACTTAAAAAATCAAAATTGATGAAAGTGAAGCAAAAGTAGGGTGCGCAAAATTTTAAAGCCTTCCGCATAAAAAATGCAGAGGGCTTTATTTTTTTGTAACGATCAAATTAAAAGAGATTCAGAGGTTATATTTGGAATTAATTGAATCGGAATGGACATATACTTATAGTAGTAAATACATTCAAGAAAAAATAGTAATAGAGATAAAGTGCTATGTTCTGCGCTAATATTAGGTAAAGCCCCTATAAACATAAGGTCTCATTAACAGTAATTAGCGTATGAGTAGGATGAACTGATTTTTAGGGAATTCATATGACGAAATAGTTTGATAATTTGCGTTTGTGGTATATAATGAGAAATATTGCGCATAGTGACTTTTGGCACACCAATGAATTAGGGGAATTGGAGGTAGGGACTAATGCAAATGGCACGTGAAAGCGAAAGTATTCACTTGAAAAAGGCCATGCTACAGCATAATATACGTAAAATTAGTTTAGTTAGTAAAATAACAACCGTGATTTTGCTATTTGTAATAATTTCACAGCTTACAATGCAACTAATAGGAACTCAAAAATACCTAAAGGACGTTTCGCTTACTATAATTCCTTATTTACTGCTCATCCTATTTAATGTATTTTGTTTATATTTAACAGACGTATCGAAAATTAGAATAAAAAATGAATATATTCACAAAACAGAAAAGCTCATTACAGCCTATATAATAATTATTTTTGCTTTTGGTGTTGCGATTACACTTGTTGATAGCATGCTCTATAATAAATTAATGGTTTACACACTTGTAACACTTATTTGTTCATCATTCTTTGTACTGAGGAAAAAGCAGTTATTAGTACCGCTAGTCATTGCAGGGAGTCTTTTAGGCATAGGTCTCTATGCGAAAAATGGATTAGATGAAATATTCCTGACTCAATTGCTATACATAGCAACCGTCATGGCAGTTTCTCATTTATTGTCCAGATCATACTATCGTTCGTTTGGTCTATCTGCTCGCGTGCAGGAAGATTTATTACGTGAAATCGGTTTTGGTCGTAAAATTTCTAGAGAGTTACGTGAAGCAAACCGCAAACTAGGATTACAGGCGGCACATGATCCGCTAACG
Proteins encoded in this window:
- a CDS encoding GGDEF domain-containing protein encodes the protein MQMARESESIHLKKAMLQHNIRKISLVSKITTVILLFVIISQLTMQLIGTQKYLKDVSLTIIPYLLLILFNVFCLYLTDVSKIRIKNEYIHKTEKLITAYIIIIFAFGVAITLVDSMLYNKLMVYTLVTLICSSFFVLRKKQLLVPLVIAGSLLGIGLYAKNGLDEIFLTQLLYIATVMAVSHLLSRSYYRSFGLSARVQEDLLREIGFGRKISRELREANRKLGLQAAHDPLTKLFNRRAFNEYVDNLELRTDAGPFSLTAVMLDVDCFKLYNDYYGHSQGDLVLKEIGNVLIEVAEHYGIFTARWGGEEFALLIVNESEKKVRIVCEEIIHAVHLLKIEHNTSLVDKVVTVSMGAKSEFISKPKQILECVEAADEALYEVKKSGRNAYLLRTIV
- a CDS encoding integrase core domain-containing protein, which codes for MYTSYAYQNYVKEMNLVGSMSRRGNCWDNAVIESFQAILKTEEFQYVKFNSLPLEEVRKRVEEYLLYYNEERIQEKLDYLTPKEFIHQAA
- a CDS encoding YpjP family protein, translated to MKKWLYKSLVVSVALLTFGMITPKHEIWTTLEYGVEPNRTHESSGNDLSAAFQLDTILLEDSREEASIDTILSAAKQQSYIKFGSRIGPVIENEFETNIFPKMEEAIEITLARLGNDAIQSLTITEKPSGAYSEKIFHIIDNATAQDVIRFHVRTENRPFDGFYYNFHYHTMEDSYVTHYNLGEIYWSKNTPPKWLS
- a CDS encoding trypsin, translating into MLTNSAERMKVNIFMTFDELSEYILVTLDRHELIVKVLYYRAEKDEITDIDLDKFEVVKSFTCANLEEAELKYSEWNDLRIAVSMISEYLKNQN